A genome region from Candidatus Manganitrophus noduliformans includes the following:
- the leuC gene encoding 3-isopropylmalate dehydratase large subunit: protein MKPKTMFEKIWEAHVVHEEAGKPSLIYIDRHLIHEVTSAQAFDGLRLAKRKVRRPELTFATMDHNVPTTDRALPIEDEISAKQMDTLSRNCKEFGVTLFDLNDPEQGIVHVIGPELGLTLPGFTLVCGDSHTSTHGAFGALAFGIGTSEVEHVLATQCLLQDRPKTFLIDVNGPRPYGVEAKDIILSIIGRIGTGGGVGSVIEYAGDTIRSLSMEERMTVCNMSIEGGARAGMIAPDEKTFEYLKGRKYAPKDFDAAVARWKKLPTDPGAAFDRTLKIDAATLTPQVTWGTNPGQVLPIDARIPNPSEYTDPNDRKSAERALEYMGLHPGTRIEEIPIERVFIGSCTNARIEDLRRVAQFVKGRRVSSKVYAMIVPGSQQVKKKAEEEGLHRIFKEAGFDWRESGCSMCLGMNPDILKPGERCASTSNRNFEGRQGKGGRTHLVSPIMAAAAAVEGHFVDVRQYDSKK from the coding sequence ATGAAACCGAAAACAATGTTTGAAAAGATCTGGGAAGCCCACGTCGTCCATGAAGAGGCCGGGAAGCCGTCGCTCATTTACATCGATCGGCATTTGATTCATGAGGTGACCTCGGCCCAAGCCTTCGACGGACTTCGGCTGGCCAAGCGGAAGGTGCGGCGGCCCGAATTAACGTTCGCCACGATGGATCACAACGTCCCGACCACCGATCGCGCCCTCCCGATCGAAGATGAAATCTCGGCCAAACAGATGGACACCCTCTCGCGCAATTGCAAAGAGTTCGGGGTGACCCTCTTCGATCTGAACGATCCGGAGCAAGGGATCGTCCATGTCATCGGTCCGGAATTGGGGCTGACCCTCCCCGGCTTTACTCTTGTCTGCGGCGACAGCCATACCTCCACCCACGGGGCGTTCGGGGCGCTGGCGTTCGGAATCGGCACGAGCGAGGTGGAGCATGTCTTGGCGACGCAGTGTCTTCTTCAAGACAGACCGAAAACCTTCCTGATCGACGTGAACGGCCCGCGCCCCTACGGCGTGGAGGCGAAAGACATCATCCTCTCCATCATCGGGCGGATCGGCACCGGCGGCGGCGTCGGCAGCGTCATCGAATACGCCGGCGATACGATCCGGTCGCTCAGCATGGAAGAGCGCATGACCGTTTGCAACATGTCGATCGAGGGCGGAGCCCGCGCCGGGATGATCGCCCCGGACGAGAAGACCTTTGAATATTTGAAAGGACGAAAATACGCCCCCAAAGATTTTGATGCGGCGGTGGCGCGATGGAAGAAGCTCCCGACCGATCCGGGCGCGGCCTTCGATCGAACGCTGAAGATCGATGCGGCGACGTTGACCCCTCAGGTCACCTGGGGAACCAATCCCGGCCAGGTCCTGCCGATCGACGCCCGCATTCCGAATCCGTCCGAATATACCGATCCGAACGACCGGAAGTCGGCCGAGCGGGCCCTCGAATACATGGGGCTGCACCCCGGAACCCGGATCGAGGAGATCCCGATCGAGCGTGTCTTCATCGGCTCCTGCACCAACGCCCGGATCGAAGATCTTCGCCGGGTCGCCCAGTTCGTGAAGGGCCGCCGGGTCTCCTCCAAAGTCTATGCGATGATCGTCCCCGGATCGCAGCAGGTGAAGAAAAAGGCCGAAGAGGAAGGGCTCCATCGCATCTTCAAAGAGGCCGGGTTCGATTGGCGGGAGTCGGGCTGCTCGATGTGCCTCGGCATGAATCCCGATATCCTCAAGCCGGGCGAACGCTGCGCCTCCACCTCCAACCGGAATTTCGAGGGACGCCAGGGAAAGGGAGGACGGACCCATCTCGTCAGCCCGATCATGGCGGCCGCCGCGGCGGTCGAGGGACATTTCGTCGACGTTCGTCAATACGATTCTAAAAAGTAG
- the leuD gene encoding 3-isopropylmalate dehydratase small subunit, translating into MEPFTKLNGLVALLDLPNVDTDQIIPKQFLKRIERTGFGQFLFYDWRFIDGKQLNPEFEMNADRYKGATILVTRANFGCGSSREHAPWSLLDYGFKCLIAPSFADIFYNNCFKNGMLPIVLSEDQIETIFQRTRAREGYRLNVDLEKREIASSDGLLFQFDVDPFRRHCLLNGLDDIGLTLQQEEKISAYEKTRAWV; encoded by the coding sequence ATGGAGCCATTCACCAAATTAAACGGACTGGTCGCGCTGCTCGATCTTCCGAACGTCGATACCGATCAGATCATTCCGAAGCAGTTTCTGAAGCGGATCGAGCGGACCGGATTCGGACAGTTTCTTTTTTATGACTGGCGTTTTATCGACGGCAAGCAGCTCAACCCCGAATTCGAGATGAACGCCGACCGGTATAAAGGGGCGACGATTCTCGTCACGCGCGCCAACTTCGGCTGCGGCTCCTCGCGCGAGCATGCCCCCTGGTCGCTCCTCGATTACGGCTTCAAGTGCCTCATCGCCCCCTCTTTCGCCGACATCTTCTACAACAATTGTTTTAAAAACGGGATGCTTCCGATCGTCCTTTCCGAGGATCAGATCGAAACGATCTTCCAGCGGACCCGCGCCAGGGAGGGTTATCGATTGAATGTCGATCTGGAAAAGCGGGAGATCGCTTCTTCCGACGGCCTGCTCTTTCAATTCGATGTCGATCCCTTCCGGCGGCATTGCCTCTTAAACGGATTGGATGATATCGGGTTGACGCTCCAGCAGGAAGAGAAGATCAGCGCGTACGAGAAAACGCGCGCCTGGGTCTAA
- a CDS encoding alpha/beta hydrolase — MKSLIFFPEKEITLTPADAGLAFEDLTLTTADGVKINGWFVPHPEAQTTILWLHGNGGNMSHRVGRIDRSHHTLKANVLIIDYRGYGRSGGRVSEKGTYLDAVAAYDYLLTRDDVDPARIIPFGASLGAAVAVELALQRKVQGLVLEAPFTSIREMARVALPWLPVGGLITTRYDNLSKIGRLEIPILILHGDRDETIPFAQGRKLFEAARGPKTFYAIPGAGHNNTEEVGGEAYFKAMADFILRLP; from the coding sequence ATGAAAAGCCTCATTTTCTTCCCCGAGAAAGAGATCACCCTCACCCCCGCCGACGCCGGCCTTGCATTCGAAGACCTCACCCTTACCACCGCCGACGGCGTCAAAATCAACGGGTGGTTCGTCCCCCATCCCGAAGCACAGACGACGATTCTCTGGCTTCACGGAAACGGGGGGAACATGAGCCACCGGGTAGGGCGAATCGACCGTTCCCATCACACGCTAAAAGCAAACGTTCTCATCATCGACTATCGGGGATATGGGCGAAGCGGCGGGCGGGTCTCGGAGAAAGGGACCTATCTGGATGCCGTCGCGGCGTATGATTACCTTCTCACCCGGGACGATGTCGATCCGGCGAGGATCATTCCTTTCGGGGCTTCGCTCGGGGCGGCGGTTGCGGTCGAGCTGGCCCTTCAGAGAAAAGTGCAGGGGCTGGTCTTGGAGGCGCCCTTCACCTCGATTCGAGAGATGGCGCGGGTCGCCCTCCCCTGGCTTCCGGTCGGAGGGCTCATCACGACCCGCTACGATAATCTCTCGAAGATCGGACGATTGGAAATTCCGATCTTGATCCTCCACGGCGACCGGGACGAGACGATTCCCTTCGCGCAGGGCCGGAAGCTCTTCGAGGCGGCCCGCGGGCCGAAGACCTTTTATGCGATTCCCGGCGCCGGCCACAACAATACCGAAGAGGTCGGAGGCGAGGCCTATTTCAAGGCGATGGCCGACTTTATCCTCCGCCTTCCCTGA
- a CDS encoding MFS transporter, whose protein sequence is MRDPSVHETRPVLITRAFILLFTAHLLFGLSFWPYVLLPVFLQQLGADLFTVGLIMGTASFSGILIRPWVGAALDRIGRRKILIAGGAVFLGANLSYLAIDEVGWTIFVVRLLHGLGMGILMAAFFTLAADLSPATRRTEGIALFGVSGHLSGAIGVLVGEQIIRLGGYPALFLSSATLALLSIFTSLFIREPETPSHDAEPEGFFSVLRGPALRIPLLGTVAFSFSMTSYMVFLKPYALKMGIGSITPFFIAYTFTAVTVRLAGSSWPDRFGLKKVLYPSMISMAVGIVALLFWPTPSGLIVGGVLSGIGHGFIFPILSVMLIERAREENRGSAITLFTMLYDLGLFIGAPLLGFIAIGERYGRMYVAAAAVLMVSLIAFIRFDREKGEGGSGPPLREGGG, encoded by the coding sequence ATGAGAGATCCGAGTGTTCATGAAACCCGGCCTGTTCTGATCACGCGCGCCTTTATTCTTCTCTTTACCGCTCATCTTCTTTTTGGGCTCTCTTTTTGGCCGTATGTCCTGCTCCCGGTGTTTCTTCAGCAATTGGGAGCCGATCTTTTTACGGTCGGCCTGATCATGGGGACCGCCTCGTTTTCCGGAATCCTCATTCGTCCGTGGGTCGGCGCGGCGCTTGACCGGATCGGCCGGCGGAAAATATTGATCGCCGGCGGGGCGGTCTTTTTGGGGGCCAATCTTTCTTATCTGGCCATCGATGAGGTCGGGTGGACGATCTTCGTTGTCCGGCTGCTTCATGGGCTCGGTATGGGAATCTTGATGGCGGCCTTCTTCACCCTGGCCGCCGATCTGTCGCCGGCAACGCGGCGGACGGAAGGGATCGCCCTTTTCGGGGTGTCGGGGCACCTCTCCGGCGCGATCGGTGTTTTGGTGGGGGAGCAGATTATCCGGCTTGGGGGATATCCCGCCCTCTTTCTCAGCAGCGCGACCCTTGCGCTTTTATCGATCTTCACCAGCCTCTTTATTCGCGAACCCGAAACCCCTTCTCACGACGCCGAACCGGAGGGCTTCTTCTCCGTTCTGCGGGGGCCGGCGCTTCGCATTCCGCTGCTCGGAACCGTCGCCTTCTCCTTCAGCATGACCTCCTACATGGTCTTTCTCAAGCCGTATGCCCTGAAGATGGGAATCGGCTCGATCACCCCTTTCTTTATCGCGTACACCTTCACCGCCGTGACCGTCCGGCTGGCCGGGAGCAGTTGGCCCGACCGGTTCGGACTCAAGAAGGTTCTTTATCCATCGATGATTTCAATGGCGGTCGGGATCGTCGCCCTTTTGTTCTGGCCGACCCCCTCGGGGTTGATCGTGGGCGGCGTGCTCAGCGGGATCGGGCATGGATTCATTTTTCCGATTCTTTCGGTCATGCTGATCGAGCGGGCGCGGGAAGAAAACCGAGGAAGCGCGATCACCCTCTTTACCATGCTCTACGATTTGGGTCTCTTCATCGGAGCGCCGCTGCTCGGCTTCATCGCGATCGGAGAGCGTTACGGAAGGATGTACGTCGCCGCCGCGGCGGTTCTGATGGTCAGCCTGATTGCATTCATCCGGTTTGATCGGGAGAAGGGGGAAGGGGGGAGCGGGCCGCCGCTCAGGGAAGGCGGAGGATAA
- a CDS encoding nitrilase-related carbon-nitrogen hydrolase yields MKVGFVQFDCRFGEVEKNTDRAAEWITRQRADLWVLPELFNTSYQFTSKKEVAALAEPVPSGPTTQRLIRLAKENRTHLVAGLAERSGKQFYNSSVLVGPKGLLSVYRKIHLFYEETRWFTPGNLRFQVHPVGKARVGMMICFDWFFPEAARSLALLGADIIAHPSNLVLPYCPDAMPTRCLENRLFAITANRVGSESRGKETLTYIGMSEVVDPKGRILYRASDRKEESHVVEIDPKLARNKSLNRYNHLLKDRRDRLYVKS; encoded by the coding sequence TTGAAAGTCGGTTTCGTCCAATTCGATTGCCGGTTCGGAGAGGTGGAAAAGAACACCGACCGCGCGGCGGAGTGGATCACGCGGCAGCGGGCCGACCTCTGGGTTCTGCCGGAGCTATTTAACACCAGCTATCAGTTTACATCAAAAAAAGAGGTCGCCGCGCTGGCCGAGCCGGTCCCGAGCGGCCCGACGACGCAACGGCTGATCCGCCTCGCCAAGGAGAACAGAACCCATCTCGTCGCCGGGCTGGCGGAGCGAAGCGGAAAACAGTTTTACAATTCTTCAGTCTTGGTCGGGCCGAAAGGGCTTCTTTCCGTCTACCGGAAGATCCATCTTTTCTATGAAGAGACCCGCTGGTTCACCCCCGGCAATCTTCGGTTCCAGGTCCACCCGGTCGGCAAAGCGCGCGTCGGGATGATGATCTGTTTCGACTGGTTCTTTCCGGAGGCGGCCCGAAGCCTCGCCCTTTTGGGGGCGGACATCATCGCGCATCCTTCCAACCTCGTCCTGCCGTATTGTCCCGATGCAATGCCGACCCGCTGCTTGGAGAACCGACTCTTCGCGATCACCGCCAATCGGGTCGGGTCCGAATCGCGCGGGAAGGAAACCCTCACCTATATCGGCATGAGCGAGGTGGTCGATCCGAAAGGGAGAATCCTTTATCGGGCCTCCGATCGGAAAGAGGAGTCCCATGTGGTTGAGATCGACCCGAAGCTGGCCCGGAACAAATCGCTCAATCGCTACAATCATCTCTTAAAAGATCGGCGCGACCGACTTTACGTCAAATCCTAA
- a CDS encoding ABC transporter ATP-binding protein, whose translation MSIQLQGVTKRYGRIVAVQPLDLKIGGEICGLIGNNGAGKSTLMKMITGLLHPDAGRVEINGIDLKKDPEEAKRQIGYLPESPMLYPRLTPEELLTYIAEIKNVPSPAAEIDRWLATFGLSEKRRALLRDLSFGMKKKVALSTAFIGSPRLLILDEPFNGLDVATMERLAEMIVEFNRNGATVLISSHLMEYVDRLCRRVLILKKGAVVREGTPEALKEEAKASSFHQAFLYFTSDGNPETKN comes from the coding sequence ATGTCGATTCAGCTCCAAGGGGTCACCAAACGCTACGGCCGGATTGTGGCTGTCCAACCGCTCGATTTAAAAATCGGCGGGGAAATCTGCGGTTTGATCGGCAACAACGGGGCCGGCAAATCGACCTTGATGAAGATGATCACCGGGCTGCTTCACCCCGACGCGGGACGGGTGGAGATCAACGGGATCGACTTGAAGAAGGATCCGGAGGAGGCCAAGCGCCAGATCGGCTATCTCCCCGAATCGCCGATGCTCTACCCGCGCCTCACGCCGGAAGAGCTTTTAACCTACATCGCCGAGATCAAGAATGTTCCTTCCCCGGCGGCGGAGATCGACCGCTGGTTGGCGACCTTCGGACTGAGCGAAAAACGGAGAGCGCTCCTGCGGGATCTCTCCTTCGGGATGAAGAAAAAGGTCGCCCTCTCCACCGCTTTCATCGGCTCGCCGCGCCTTCTGATCCTCGATGAGCCGTTCAACGGCCTGGATGTCGCCACAATGGAGCGGCTGGCGGAGATGATTGTCGAATTCAATCGAAACGGCGCGACTGTCTTGATCTCCAGCCATCTGATGGAGTATGTAGACCGCCTCTGCCGGCGCGTATTGATCCTCAAGAAGGGGGCCGTGGTCCGGGAAGGGACGCCGGAGGCATTAAAGGAAGAAGCCAAGGCCTCTTCCTTTCATCAGGCATTTCTTTATTTCACCAGTGACGGGAACCCGGAGACAAAAAATTGA
- a CDS encoding ATP-dependent DNA ligase translates to MKFLNLVHYFEKLEATSKRLEMFAILSDLFQQANAEEIDKIIYLAQGELLPPFHGINIGMSEKYLLRALAKAGDVDPEMIAKQYRIVGDLGGLAEKVIHGEGKGLTVAEVYERIDAIATMSGEGSVERKIDAVCELIGAVSPLEAKYVARFMAGKLRLGAGDATILEALALSKGDRAYRKELDRAYNITSDLGLVAKTLYQAGEEGIRAMSVRMGYPIRPALCERLSSAEEIVEKIGRCSVEVKYDGLRCQIHKSKNDLAIFSRNQERTTPMFPEIAEACRNLFREQEIIIEGEALAFNEATGDLLPFQITSQRKRKHGIEDMAKAFPLKFFVFDLLYLNGEDYTHHGYAQRRKKLFELIKKNPVMEVSHAIETEDPVEIQKFFDASIERGLEGIVAKRLDGPYAAGSRNFNWIKLKRSYKGALSDSVDLVIVGYFAGKGHRAKFGIGTILSAVYDPGEDRFKTVTRIGTGFSEEELVQLKQLLDEEAAPERPHPVDSEITPDVWVNPKYVITVTADEITRSPNHTAGRDADGIGYALRFPRVQGFIRTDKSPRDATTVSEIIDMFNLQKRVKME, encoded by the coding sequence ATGAAGTTCCTGAACCTCGTCCATTACTTTGAGAAGCTGGAAGCGACGTCGAAACGGCTGGAGATGTTTGCGATCCTCTCCGATCTCTTCCAGCAGGCGAACGCGGAAGAGATCGACAAGATCATCTACCTGGCCCAAGGAGAGCTCCTCCCTCCTTTTCATGGAATCAACATCGGCATGTCGGAGAAATATCTCCTTCGCGCCCTGGCGAAGGCGGGCGATGTCGATCCGGAGATGATCGCGAAACAGTATCGGATCGTCGGAGACCTCGGCGGATTGGCGGAGAAGGTGATTCACGGCGAAGGGAAGGGGCTCACGGTCGCCGAAGTCTACGAGCGAATTGATGCGATCGCGACGATGTCGGGGGAGGGGAGCGTGGAGCGGAAGATCGATGCCGTTTGCGAGCTCATCGGCGCGGTTTCCCCCCTCGAAGCGAAGTATGTCGCCCGGTTTATGGCGGGAAAGCTGCGGCTCGGCGCGGGAGATGCCACCATCCTGGAAGCGCTGGCCCTCTCGAAAGGGGATCGGGCCTATCGAAAGGAGCTTGACCGGGCCTACAACATCACCTCCGATCTCGGCCTCGTCGCCAAAACCCTCTACCAAGCGGGAGAGGAAGGGATCCGCGCCATGTCGGTCCGGATGGGTTATCCGATCCGCCCGGCCCTCTGTGAACGGCTGAGCTCCGCCGAAGAGATCGTCGAGAAGATCGGCCGCTGCTCCGTGGAGGTGAAATATGACGGCCTTCGTTGCCAGATCCACAAGAGCAAGAATGATCTCGCCATCTTCTCCCGAAACCAAGAGCGGACCACCCCGATGTTCCCTGAAATCGCCGAGGCCTGCCGGAATCTCTTCCGCGAACAAGAGATCATCATCGAGGGAGAGGCGCTGGCTTTCAATGAGGCGACCGGCGATCTTCTGCCGTTTCAGATCACCAGTCAGCGGAAGCGCAAACATGGGATCGAAGATATGGCGAAAGCTTTCCCGCTCAAGTTCTTCGTCTTCGATCTTCTTTATTTGAACGGCGAGGATTATACCCATCATGGGTATGCTCAGCGGAGAAAAAAACTGTTCGAGCTGATCAAGAAAAACCCGGTGATGGAAGTCTCCCACGCCATCGAGACCGAAGATCCGGTCGAGATCCAAAAATTCTTCGACGCGTCGATCGAGCGGGGACTGGAAGGGATCGTCGCCAAACGGCTCGATGGACCTTACGCGGCCGGTTCTCGGAACTTCAATTGGATCAAGCTGAAGCGGAGCTATAAAGGAGCGCTCTCCGACTCGGTCGATCTCGTCATCGTCGGCTATTTTGCCGGCAAGGGCCACCGGGCGAAGTTCGGCATCGGGACGATTCTCTCGGCCGTCTACGATCCGGGGGAAGATCGATTCAAAACCGTGACGCGGATCGGAACCGGTTTTTCGGAAGAAGAGCTGGTCCAGCTCAAACAGCTCCTCGACGAAGAGGCGGCCCCGGAGCGTCCCCATCCGGTCGACTCGGAGATCACCCCCGATGTCTGGGTGAATCCCAAATATGTCATCACGGTGACCGCCGACGAGATCACCCGATCCCCCAACCATACCGCAGGGAGAGACGCGGATGGGATCGGTTATGCCCTCCGTTTCCCCCGCGTCCAGGGGTTCATCCGGACCGATAAAAGCCCGCGGGACGCCACCACCGTTTCTGAAATCATCGATATGTTCAACCTGCAAAAACGGGTGAAGATGGAATGA
- a CDS encoding S1C family serine protease: MSIQRCWTAALLFSLLFVLFSFSTPSAFVGDEENTIEIYQRVNASVVNITSIAVTYDFFLNPIPSEASGSGSVIDKKGYILTNNHVIRDSERLEITLADGSKWPGELVGSDPQTDLAVIKVNAPPERLTAIPMGNSDGLRPGQKVLAIGNPFGLERTLTAGIISSVRKNIRAGDLEMDEVIQIDAAINPGNSGGPLLNSEGKMVGINTAIFTPSGGSVGIGFAIPINTAKRILNELITKGYVAYAWIGIDTQTLLPEFAEALSLPVRKGVMVARVVRGGPAHRAGIRGGTQRVEVGNAILVIGGDILVAVDGEEVASAEAFHQVMKSKRPGDKVRLILWRGREKREVEVKLGERPRRGR; encoded by the coding sequence ATGTCGATCCAGAGATGCTGGACCGCCGCGCTTTTGTTCTCGCTTCTATTCGTTTTATTCTCTTTCTCCACCCCCTCGGCCTTCGTCGGAGACGAGGAAAACACGATCGAGATCTATCAGCGCGTCAACGCCAGCGTCGTCAACATCACCAGCATCGCCGTCACTTACGATTTTTTCCTCAATCCCATTCCTTCCGAAGCCTCCGGCTCCGGCTCCGTCATCGATAAGAAAGGATATATCCTCACCAACAACCATGTGATCCGCGACTCCGAACGCCTGGAGATCACCTTGGCCGACGGGAGTAAGTGGCCGGGGGAACTGGTCGGGTCCGATCCGCAGACCGATCTCGCCGTCATCAAGGTCAACGCGCCGCCGGAGCGTCTGACGGCGATCCCGATGGGGAATTCGGACGGGCTCCGCCCCGGCCAAAAAGTCCTGGCGATCGGGAATCCCTTCGGCCTGGAGCGGACCCTGACCGCCGGCATCATCAGCTCCGTTCGGAAGAACATTCGCGCCGGCGACCTGGAGATGGATGAGGTGATCCAGATCGACGCCGCGATCAATCCGGGGAATTCGGGCGGTCCGCTTCTTAATTCGGAGGGAAAGATGGTCGGGATCAACACCGCCATCTTTACCCCGTCGGGGGGAAGCGTCGGGATCGGATTCGCCATTCCGATCAACACCGCCAAACGGATTTTGAACGAGCTGATTACAAAAGGCTATGTCGCCTATGCCTGGATCGGCATCGATACGCAGACCCTTCTTCCCGAATTTGCGGAGGCCCTCTCGCTGCCGGTCCGAAAAGGGGTGATGGTCGCCCGGGTGGTGCGGGGGGGGCCGGCGCACCGGGCCGGCATCCGGGGAGGAACCCAGCGGGTCGAGGTCGGGAACGCGATTCTCGTAATCGGCGGGGACATTCTGGTCGCCGTCGACGGGGAAGAGGTCGCGTCTGCGGAAGCGTTCCATCAGGTGATGAAGAGCAAACGGCCGGGGGATAAGGTCCGGCTGATCCTCTGGCGGGGCCGGGAGAAGAGGGAAGTCGAGGTCAAGCTGGGCGAACGCCCACGGCGGGGTCGATGA
- a CDS encoding serine/threonine-protein kinase: MNQASWRFDLSRLFDDPVLFLEQWISGVSKPTLVGYASLFFLIAIGIPLARRYFSMRPSTNAYNPLKEAKEAAKSHDLYRAAELFEQAGEYEEAIRLYKEGKAYQQVGRIFELKKQWQESAQFYKLSGDTEKAAVMYQKGGEYVRAAECYLTCKKISLAAEAYEKAKRFKEAAKQYEKFGNLLKAATLYDQANDLPKAAEMYEKYFLREKRARSGPASEKTNQIAQAAFQSGQIYMKLKQFPKAVEILTAGGFALEAAEAAVQGGEAEKAAELFLTAKAFDRAASLYEQIGDTRRGNRVVGKKFQEEGKFLPAAEAFERGEGWVEAAELYERIGDKAKAGEMLMKNGDYHRASDLFLSVGDTASAAQALEKGGRFREAADLYIRLEQFDKAARMQESGGNYYDAALLYKQQGKVDQSISYLQKIDSQSSEYHPASLLLGQLLVERGMIDAARERYQKIISQETIGPENLEFYYQLALLHEKQKEFEEAQNLYERILAEDYSYRDAKSRSTLLKKALTTVKKVLDATRIEEATARPAAAPVQPSTSRYKIIKKIGQGGMGVVYQAEDTLLKRLVAYKVLPSAIRENEAMLQSFLQEARIAAALNHPNVVTIFDTGKNGDEIFITMEYVNGITLKEYLEKNETGLKKLIEIMKEICVGVSYAHSKNVVHRDIKPANVMLAHDLRVKIMDFGLAKVVSETAADKTSVKGTPLYMAPEQILGEKVDHQSDIYSLGCTFYRMVAGRPPFVQGDVYYHHLHTRPAHPRTLNPKLSEELDRLIMKTIEKDKSKRYKKVTEIIEDLGKLA, encoded by the coding sequence ATGAACCAGGCTTCCTGGCGCTTCGACCTCTCCCGCCTTTTTGACGATCCGGTTCTTTTCCTTGAGCAGTGGATATCCGGCGTTTCCAAACCGACCCTCGTCGGTTATGCCTCCCTCTTTTTCCTGATCGCCATCGGTATTCCCCTTGCCCGGCGCTATTTTTCCATGCGTCCTTCGACAAATGCATACAATCCCTTGAAAGAGGCCAAAGAGGCCGCCAAATCGCACGATCTTTACCGGGCGGCCGAACTCTTCGAGCAGGCCGGGGAGTATGAAGAAGCGATCCGTTTATACAAAGAAGGGAAAGCATATCAGCAGGTCGGTCGAATTTTTGAGTTGAAAAAGCAATGGCAGGAATCGGCGCAATTTTATAAGCTTTCCGGGGATACCGAGAAGGCGGCCGTGATGTACCAAAAGGGAGGAGAGTACGTCCGGGCGGCGGAATGTTACCTGACCTGCAAAAAAATATCGCTGGCCGCCGAGGCATACGAAAAGGCAAAGCGGTTCAAAGAGGCGGCGAAGCAATACGAAAAGTTCGGAAACCTGCTTAAGGCGGCGACTCTTTACGATCAAGCCAACGATCTCCCCAAAGCGGCCGAAATGTACGAAAAGTACTTTTTGAGGGAGAAACGGGCCCGTTCGGGCCCCGCTTCCGAGAAAACAAATCAAATCGCTCAGGCCGCTTTCCAGAGCGGGCAAATTTATATGAAACTGAAACAGTTTCCAAAAGCGGTCGAGATCCTCACCGCCGGAGGCTTCGCCTTGGAGGCGGCGGAAGCGGCCGTTCAAGGAGGAGAGGCGGAGAAGGCCGCGGAATTGTTTCTGACCGCAAAAGCGTTTGATCGCGCCGCCTCACTTTACGAGCAAATCGGAGATACCCGCCGGGGGAATCGCGTGGTCGGAAAGAAGTTTCAGGAAGAGGGGAAATTCCTTCCCGCGGCGGAGGCCTTCGAGCGGGGAGAGGGGTGGGTCGAAGCGGCCGAGTTGTACGAACGGATCGGCGATAAAGCGAAAGCGGGCGAAATGTTGATGAAGAATGGAGACTATCACCGGGCGAGCGACCTGTTCCTCTCGGTCGGGGACACGGCGTCGGCCGCTCAGGCGTTGGAGAAAGGGGGCCGATTCAGAGAAGCCGCCGATCTTTATATCCGGCTTGAGCAGTTCGATAAAGCGGCCCGGATGCAAGAGTCCGGGGGGAATTATTACGACGCGGCCCTTCTGTACAAGCAGCAGGGGAAAGTCGATCAGTCGATCTCCTATCTTCAGAAAATCGATTCTCAGTCGTCCGAATATCATCCGGCGTCGCTCTTGCTCGGACAGCTCCTCGTGGAAAGGGGAATGATCGATGCCGCGCGGGAGAGATACCAAAAAATTATCTCGCAGGAGACGATCGGCCCGGAGAATTTGGAATTTTATTATCAGTTGGCCTTGCTCCATGAAAAGCAGAAGGAGTTTGAAGAGGCGCAAAATTTGTATGAGCGGATTCTGGCGGAAGACTACAGCTATCGGGACGCCAAGAGCCGCAGCACCCTCCTCAAAAAAGCGCTCACCACGGTGAAAAAAGTGCTTGATGCCACGCGGATCGAGGAAGCCACCGCCCGGCCGGCCGCCGCGCCGGTTCAGCCGTCCACATCCCGATATAAGATCATCAAAAAAATAGGACAAGGGGGAATGGGGGTAGTCTATCAGGCCGAAGATACCCTCTTGAAACGGCTCGTCGCTTATAAAGTCCTGCCGTCGGCCATACGTGAAAACGAAGCGATGCTCCAAAGCTTCCTGCAAGAGGCAAGGATTGCCGCGGCCCTCAATCATCCCAACGTGGTGACGATTTTCGACACAGGCAAAAATGGGGATGAAATTTTTATCACCATGGAATATGTCAATGGAATCACGCTCAAGGAATACCTGGAAAAAAACGAAACCGGGCTAAAAAAACTGATCGAGATTATGAAAGAGATCTGCGTCGGTGTTTCCTACGCGCACAGCAAAAATGTCGTCCACCGTGATATAAAGCCGGCGAATGTCATGCTGGCGCATGATCTGCGGGTCAAGATCATGGATTTCGGTCTCGCAAAGGTCGTCAGTGAAACGGCGGCGGATAAAACTTCAGTCAAAGGAACCCCGCTTTATATGGCGCCCGAACAAATTCTCGGGGAGAAAGTCGATCATCAATCGGATATTTACTCCCTCGGTTGTACTTTCTACCGGATGGTGGCGGGTCGCCCTCCGTTTGTTCAGGGGGACGTTTATTACCACCATCTTCACACGCGCCCCGCCCACCCCCGCACCTTGAATCCTAAACTTTCGGAAGAGCTCGACCGGTTGATTATGAAAACGATCGAGAAGGACAAATCGAAACGTTATAAGAAAGTCACCGAAATCATCGAAGATCTCGGAAAGCTCGCCTGA